One window of the Candidatus Aegiribacteria sp. genome contains the following:
- a CDS encoding T9SS type A sorting domain-containing protein, which produces MRMTEVLMAVLVIIPFSLSIADSATQTDWSGGSGVPGPNLVWSDQFCSSSGICPTNPGSLMLGTSPKDEESHFLVLGKMLIRYAVACDVNGDGHIDVAFSDTPVDSVFWMENVDGSGEQWITHSFPVTYYETYCLDPVDLDADGDIDFLISSGDDFYYYENLDGVGDSWQGYPIALGYDWAWRIIHADIDGDDDLDAIGCAKGQGTVIIFENVDGFGHDWSTVYQTGYFGYPSWLRAADADGDGDTDIFCGDGLLPSRLGWIEQVNQGTWTTHSIIAGYHNTRSGLPYDWDLDGDIDLLTGYSHTHFNLELFLNTDGSANNWEQMEIFELSGTSKPAVSMDIDCDGDMDVLGCERYPDILVWYENISGNAMTWERHTFWSASSGIGCWSAGDIDENGYTDAISRWASMSGDTELYWIDFVGPSFEGWLESSILDIDENPYWEYIDWTADVPAGCALAFLVRSSDDPEDMGNWSDTLTAPCSLEGILNDNDSYFQYRVLIERSDPSVSPALEDITITWSPTGIAIDPTVDDYILYGAIPNPSAGLMKLEFSIPETCMVQLRIFDITGRLISNPVNSEFSAGQQEVQLSDLRPGIYFVRMEAGTFRATQRFVVIE; this is translated from the coding sequence ATGAGAATGACAGAAGTACTCATGGCTGTTCTTGTCATTATTCCATTCTCTCTTTCCATTGCGGATTCAGCAACTCAGACAGACTGGTCTGGAGGATCCGGAGTTCCCGGACCAAACCTGGTCTGGAGTGACCAATTTTGTTCAAGTTCGGGGATTTGTCCAACTAATCCAGGTTCATTGATGCTGGGAACAAGTCCAAAAGATGAAGAGTCTCACTTTTTAGTATTGGGTAAAATGCTGATAAGATATGCAGTTGCCTGTGATGTTAATGGTGATGGTCATATCGATGTTGCTTTCAGTGATACTCCAGTAGACTCAGTATTCTGGATGGAGAATGTTGACGGGTCAGGTGAGCAATGGATTACTCACTCATTTCCAGTGACGTACTACGAAACATACTGCCTGGATCCAGTCGATCTGGACGCTGATGGGGATATTGATTTCCTGATCTCATCGGGTGATGACTTCTACTACTATGAGAACCTGGATGGAGTTGGCGATTCCTGGCAGGGTTATCCAATAGCTCTTGGTTATGACTGGGCATGGAGGATAATCCATGCTGATATTGACGGAGATGACGACCTTGATGCGATTGGTTGTGCGAAGGGTCAGGGAACAGTCATTATCTTTGAGAATGTAGATGGATTCGGACATGATTGGTCTACTGTTTATCAAACCGGATACTTCGGTTATCCAAGCTGGTTAAGGGCAGCAGATGCAGACGGGGATGGTGATACAGATATCTTCTGTGGGGATGGATTGCTTCCAAGTCGTCTGGGTTGGATTGAACAGGTAAATCAGGGAACCTGGACCACTCATTCTATCATTGCCGGATATCATAACACACGATCCGGATTGCCATATGATTGGGATCTTGATGGAGATATAGATCTCCTGACTGGTTATAGCCATACTCATTTCAACCTGGAACTGTTTCTTAATACCGATGGTTCGGCAAACAACTGGGAGCAGATGGAAATATTCGAATTATCCGGCACCTCAAAGCCAGCAGTATCAATGGATATTGATTGTGATGGCGACATGGATGTTCTGGGCTGTGAACGCTATCCAGATATATTGGTCTGGTACGAGAACATCAGTGGTAATGCTATGACATGGGAGCGGCACACTTTCTGGAGTGCTTCGAGTGGAATAGGATGCTGGTCTGCCGGAGATATAGATGAGAACGGTTACACGGACGCTATCAGTAGATGGGCATCCATGTCTGGTGATACTGAATTATACTGGATTGACTTTGTCGGGCCATCTTTCGAAGGCTGGCTTGAATCCTCTATTCTTGATATCGATGAAAATCCTTATTGGGAATACATAGACTGGACTGCTGATGTTCCTGCAGGATGCGCTCTTGCATTCCTGGTTCGGTCTTCCGACGACCCGGAAGATATGGGAAACTGGTCCGACACATTAACAGCACCATGCAGCCTGGAAGGAATTCTCAACGATAACGACAGTTACTTCCAGTACAGAGTCCTTATTGAAAGGTCCGATCCATCCGTTTCACCAGCCCTTGAAGATATTACTATTACCTGGAGTCCTACCGGAATTGCGATTGATCCAACCGTTGACGATTATATCCTTTATGGTGCTATACCAAATCCTTCAGCAGGATTGATGAAACTGGAATTTTCTATTCCGGAAACCTGCATGGTTCAATTACGCATCTTTGATATTACCGGAAGGTTAATAAGCAATCCAGTTAACAGTGAGTTCTCTGCCGGTCAGCAGGAAGTACAACTGAGTGATCTCAGACCTGGCATCTACTTCGTCAGGATGGAAGCAGGAACGTTCAGAGCAACACAGCGTTTTGTAGTAATTGAATAA